The Fulvia fulva chromosome 13, complete sequence genome window below encodes:
- a CDS encoding LEC14B protein, whose translation MSASRDAFSPAASWQTETDDDEMDFELASDEVTPSVDDAEEEDEGEGTTLYYDAEEGTLRDADGDEVRFEVGDSEEPEDQDENEEEDEEGEGGRTPQQDQPQATAQTITITQQQLMQFLSHPGLRGMFANSGIATRSQVRRAHVQLDEGEQDDDEQEYLGYGVRRNARRRRAPVGDRYPPIPNPEGKKLMDSGQFGSNDRCEHTTCGAPLSNDTLRKRKKLARRMFDREMGVENRGRARALGGLASQELIPGSKADLIINLNARCYSGQFSEDGSFFFACGQDFKVRMYDTSNPYDWKYYKTVHYYGGQWTITDASLSPDNKLLAYSSIRSQVCLARTEQGDMSDPQHLDFSDMGRGGHGGGGGGGWGRSRGHFGIWSLRFSGDGQEIVAGTSDQSVYVYDIETKRSILRIPGHTDDVNAVCFGDKMSPHILYSGSDDTTLKVWDRRSLASMRPAGMFLGHTEGLTYIDSKGDGRYVISNAKDQTCKLWDLRKMISTDDGERINPQDYTTNFDYRFSPYDTDDHTPHPKDCSLVTFRGHRVLKTLIRCHFSPPGSTDGRYIYSGSHDGKIYVWNLDGTQAGAPINVLAATKNSRPVDDEQYVDRYDYYGRGGVWKTIVRDCSWHPSAPVIAATSWNGWDHGLGTCTVHSWNDGMETDEVGEPDEAECKSGAAYAKASSLGASPMGARVTAHLQHDQRYYGQPSNNANQTSRRTRLRDRIGLGALWGGDED comes from the exons ATGTCTGCATCTAGAGACGCCTTTTCGCCGGCTGCGTCGTGGCAGACGGAAACGGATGATGACGAGATGGACTTTGAG CTCGCCAGCGACGAAGTGACACCCTCCGTAGACGACGCCGAAGAAGAGGACGAAGGCGAGGGGACGACGCTTTACTACGATGCGGAAGAAGGAACGTTAAGAGATGCAGATGGCGATGAGGTCAGATTCGAGGTCGGCGACTCAGAAGAGCCGGAAGATCAAGACGagaacgaggaggaagaCGAGGAGGGAGAAGGCGGTCGAACACCCCAGCAAGACCAACCCCAAGCCACAGCACAAACAATCACAA TAACCCAGCAGCAGCTAATGCAATTCCTCTCACATCCGGGCCTGCGAGGCATGTTCGCGAACAGTGGCATTGCGACGCGATCGCAGGTGCGGAGGGCACATGTGCAGCTTGACGAGGGGGAACAGGATGATGACGAGCAGGAGTACCTGGGCTATGGTGTGAGACGAAACGCGCGGAGGCGACGAGCACCTGTTGGAGACCGATACCCACCCATTCCGAATCCGGAGGGGAAGAAGTTGATGGATAGTGGGCAGTTTGGCTCGAATGATCGGTGCGAACATACTACGTGTGGTGCACCTCTCTCGAACGATACCCTCAGAAAGCGTAAGAAGCTGGCCAGGAGGATGTTTGACCGGGAGATGGGTGTGGAGAACCGTGGTCGCGCTCGTGCGCTTGGTGGACTTGCATCGCAGGAGCTGATACCCGGAAGTAAGGCGGACCTCATCATCAACCTCAACGCACGATGTTATTCTGGACAGTTCTCGGAGGATGGCAGCTTCTTCTTCGCCTGTGGTCAGGACTTCAAGGTGCGCATGTACGATACGAGCAATCCTTACGACTGGAAGTACTACAAGACGGTACATTACTATGGTGGACAGTGGACGATCACAGATGCATCTCTATCACCGGACAACAAGCTACTGGCGTACAGCAGTATTCGGAGTCAAGTGTGTCTGGCGCGAACAGAGCAGGGCGATATGTCAGATCCGCAGCACCTGGACTTCAGCGACATGGGTCGCGGCGGGCATGGAGGCGGTGGCGGTGGTGGGTGGGGACGAAGTCGAGGGCACTTTGGCATCTGGTCGCTTCGCTTCTCTGGTGATGGCCAGGAGATCGTGGCTGGTACCTCAGATCAGTCGGTCTATGTGTACGACATTGAGACGAAGAGGAGCATCCTGCGCATTCCTGGGCACACCGATGATGTGAATGCTGTGTGCTTCGGTGATAAAATGTCACCGCACATTCTCTACTCCGGCTCTGACGACACCACACTCAAGGTCTGGGATCGACGATCACTGGCCAGCATGAGACCGGCTGGTATGTTCTTGGGACACACCGAAGGTCTGACCTACATCGACAGCAAAGGTGACGGACGCTACGTGATCTCAAATGCCAAGGACCAAACCTGTAAACTCTGGGACCTCCGAAAGATGATCTCCACCGACGACGGCGAACGCATCAATCCACAAGACTACACCACAAATTTCGACTACCGCTTCTCACCCTACGACACCGACGACCACACCCCTCACCCGAAAGACTGCTCTCTCGTTACCTTCCGCGGCCATCGCGTCCTCAAAACTCTTATCCGCTGCCACTTCTCCCCACCCGGCTCCACCGACGGCCGCTACATCTACTCCGGCTCCCACGATGGCAAAATCTACGTCTGGAACCTCGACGGCACCCAAGCCGGGGCGCCCATCAACGTCCTCGCCGCCACAAAGAACTCCCGCCCCGTCGATGACGAACAATACGTCGACCGCTACGACTACTACGGCCGCGGCGGAGTCTGGAAGACAATCGTCCGCGACTGCTCATGGCACCCCTCCGCCCCTGTCATCGCCGCCACATCCTGGAATGGCTGGGACCATGGTCTAGGCACCTGCACAGTCCACAGCTGGAACGACGGAATGGAAACGGACGAAGTCGGCGAGCCTGACGAGGCAGAATGCAAATCTGGCGCTGCGTACGCCAAGGCTTCGAGCCTGGGGGCTAGTCCGATGGGGGCCCGCGTTACGGCGCACTTGCAGCATGATCAGAGGTATTATGGGCAGCCTAGCAATAATGCGAATCAGACGAGTCGGAGGACGAGGTTGAGGGATAGGATTGGGTTGGGGGCGCTGTGGGGTGGGGATGAGGATTGA
- a CDS encoding putative protein transport protein Sec61 subunit gamma: protein MDQAKELLEMPREFAKDGKQFITRCSKPDKREFLRIAQAVGMGFIIMGVIGYVVKLIHIPVNNILVGGA from the exons ATGGACCAAGCAAAGGAGCTGTTGGAGATGCCAAGAGAGTTCGCGAAGGACGGCAAACAATTTATCACACGATGTagcaagc CTGATAAGCGCGAGTTCCTCCGGATAGCACAAGCAGTGGGCATGGGTTTCATCATTATGGGTGTTATTGGCTACGTCGTCAAGCTGA TCCACATTCCAGTGAACAACATTCTGGTCGGCGGCGCATAG
- a CDS encoding putative coatomer subunit gamma, with product MAPYKKDEDDAGIVKVDRTSVFQEARVFNTSPISPRRCRILLTKIALLLSTGEKFPTNEATTLFFGISKLFQNKDASLRQMVYLVIKELSQTAEDVIMVTSSIMKDTAVGSDVVYRANAIRALCRIIDASTVQAIERNIKTAIVDKTPSVSSAALVSSYHLLPIARDIVRRWQSETQEAASSAKSSGGFMGFGGSSQQLHAANTNYMTQYHAIGLLYQMRSHDRMALVKMVQQYSAPGVVKSPAARVMLVRLAAKLAEDEQSSRKPMMKLLDEWLRDKSEMVNFEAAKAIGDMPHLTDQEANQAIHVLQLFLTSPRAVTKFAAIRILHQFASFKPDAVRQCNQDIESLISNSNRSIATFAITTLLKTGNEASVDRLMTQISTFMSEITDEFKVTIVEAIRTLCLKFPSKQARMLQFLSGILRDEGGYDFKRSVVESMFDLIKFVPESKEEALAHLCEFIEDCEFTKLAVRILHLLGLEGPRTAQPTKYIRYIYNRVVLENAIVRAAAVTALAKFGVGQKDPEVKQSVHVLLKRCLDDIDDEVRDRAALNLRLMKEQDDEVAARFVRNDSMFSLPVLEDQLAHYVNGGSAEAFANPFDFSNVPVVSREQSLAEDRTKKLTTATPTLKAPTVGPKKTDASAAEAAATATAVTQKYAQQLQAIPEFSSYGPVLKSSPVIDLTERETEYVVSAVKHLFKEHVVLQYDIKNTLPDYVLSDVTVISNPAPGEEGEESALEDDGFIIPVPLLKADEPGTVYTSFSRPADSFVPASFTNVLKFTLKEIDPTTSEPEEGGYDDEYQVEDLELTGADYVLPAFAGSFDNIWQGLPSADEASETLQLESIKSISDAVESLVKTLGMQPLEGTDVALSTSTHTLRLYGKSVTGGKVAATVRMAFSARAGVTVQIKARSEEDGLAALVVGGVA from the exons ATGGCCCCATACAAAAAGGACGAGGACGATGCGGGCATTGTCAAGGTGGACAGGACCTCCGTCTTCCAGGAAG CCCGAGTGTTCAACACCTCCCCCATCTCCCCCCGAAGATGTCGCATCCTCCTCACCAAAATCGCGCTCCTCCTATCGACCGGCGAGAAGTTCCCGACCAACGAGGCCACCACGCTCTTCTTTGGCATCTCGAAGTTGTTCCAGAACAAGGATGCCTCCCTCCGACAGATGGTGTACTTGGTCATTAAAGAGCTGTCGCAGACTGCCGAGGATGTCATTATGGTCACGAGCAGTATCATGAAGGACACGGCAGTGGGAAGTGATGTCGTATACAGGGCCAACGCCATTCGTGCACTGTGCAGAATCATAGATGCCTCGACTGTGCAAGCGATTGAGCGAAACATCAAGACCGCCATCGTTGACAAGACACCATCCGTTTCCTCGGCAGCATTGGTATCCTCGTACCACCTCCTCCCAATCGCGAGAGACATTGTTCGAAGATGGCAGAGCGAAACACAAGAGGCAGCTTCTTCAGCCAAATCGTCGGGCGGATTCATGGGCTTTGGTGGGTCGTCGCAACAGCTACACGCCGCGAACACGAACTACATGACACAGTACCATGCGATTGGTCTCCTCTACCAAATGCGCTCGCACGACAGAATGGCTTTGGTCAAGATGGTGCAACAGTACAGCGCTCCGGGTGTCGTCAAGTCGCCAGCTGCTAGAGTCATGCTCGTGAGATTGGCCGCGAAACTTGCCGAGGACGAGCAGAGCTCAAGGAAACCAATGATGAAGCTGTTGGACGAGTGGCTGCGGGATAAGAGCGAGATGGTCAACTTCGAGGCTGCAAAGGCCATTGGAGACATGCCGCATCTTACGGACCAGGAAGCCAACCAAGCGATCCACGTGTTGCAGCTGTTCTTGACCTCGCCACGAGCAGTCACCAAGTTCGCTGCAATTCGCATCCTCCACCAATTCGCATCCTTCAAGCCAGACGCTGTCCGACAGTGTAACCAGGATATCGAATCGCTCATCTCGAACTCGAACCGATCCATTGCCACCTTTGCCATCACCACATTGCTCAAGACTGGCAACGAGGCTTCAGTGGATCGTCTCATGACACAGATCAGCACTTTCATGTCAGAGATTACGGATGAGTTCAAGGTCACGATTGTCGAGGCCATTCGCACATTGTGCTTGAAGTTTCCATCGAAGCAGGCTCGCATGCTACAGTTCCTGTCTGGCATCTTGCGTGACGAAGGCGGCTATGACTTCAAGCGCAGTGTTGTGGAGAGCATGTTTGATCTGATCAAGTTCGTTCCGGAGAGCAAAGAGGAAGCTCTTGCACATCTCTGCGAGTTCATTGAGGACTGTGAGTTCACTAAGCTTGCAGTGCGGATTTTGCACTTGCTCGGACTGGAGGGACCAAGGACTGCACAGCCAACGAAGTACATCCGATACATCTACAACCGTGTTGTGCTGGAGAACGCTATCGTAAGAGCAGCTGCTGTCACCGCGCTGGCCAAGTTCGGCGTTGGCCAGAAGGATCCAGAGGTGAAGCAGAGTGTCCATGTCCTGCTCAAACGATGCTTGGACGACATCGATGATGAAGTTCGCGACCGTGCAGCACTCAACCTTCGTCTCATGAAGGAGCAGGATGACGAAGTTGCTGCACGTTTCGTGCGAAATG ACTCCATGTTCTCACTTCCTGTCCTCGAGGATCAGCTCGCGCACTACGTCAATGGTGGCAGCGCTGAGGCTTTCGCCAACCCATTCGACTTCTCCAACGTCCCAGTCGTCAGTCGCGAGCAGTCACTCGCTGAAGACCGCACGAAGAAGCTCACGACTGCCACACCTACTCTCAAAGCACCCACTGTTGGACCCAAGAAGACCGACGCATCTGCTGCCGAAGCTGCTGCGACCGCGACCGCCGTGACACAGAAGTACGCCCAGCAACTTCAAGCGATCCCAGAGTTCTCATCGTACGGCCCAGTGCTGAAGAGCAGCCCTGTCATCGACCTTACCGAGAGAGAAACCGAATACGTCGTTTCTGCGGTCAAGCACTTATTCAAGGAGCATGTTGTGCTTCAGTACGACATCAAGAACACTTTGCCAGACTATGTCCTCAGCGACGTTACCGTCATCTCAAATCCTGCTCCTGGGGAAGAAGGCGAGGAGTCCGCACTGGAGGACGACGGCTTCATCATTCCTGTGCCACTCTTAAAGGCGGACGAGCCCGGCACAGTCTACACCTCTTTTTCGAGGCCGGCTGATTCCTTCGTGCCAGCATCTTTCACAAACGTGCTGAAGTTCACACTGAAGGAGATTGACCCCACAACATCAGAGCCTGAAGAAGGTGGCTATGACGATGAATACCAAGTCGAAGATCTGGAGCTTACGGGTGCCGACTACGTCCTGCCCGCCTTTGCTGGCAGCTTTGACAACATCTGGCAAGGGCTGCCATCAGCAGATGAAGCTAGTGAGACATTGCAGCTTGAAAGCATTAAGAGCATATCCGATGCTGTTGAATCGCTGGTGAAGACTTTGGGCATGCAACCACTGGAAGGTACCGATGTCGCACTTTCCACTTCAACGCATACCTTGAGATTATACGGCAAGTCGGTCACTGGCGGAAAGGTCGCTGCCACGGTCCGCATGGCTTTCTCTGCTAGGGCTGGAGTCACTGTGCAGATCAAAGCGAGAAGTGAAGAAGATGGCCTGGCTGCGCTTGTGGTCGGTGGCGTAGCATAG
- a CDS encoding Phosducin-like protein 2 produces the protein MMGNMPVNVPVDDPNADTEWNDILRKHGVIPEKPPSPTPQIEEALIQARELAHEHRLEGKDLDGLDELEDAEDEAFLESYRQKRMDEMAELQTASVYNHVYPVQKPDYSKEVTEESSKAFVLVLLTSSSGTNVESQLMIEAWRELAKKFGDVKFCQMQAHLCIEGYPDRNTPTLLIYKDGEIKRQLVTLKELNGTKTSLQDMEKILLGLGALQHNDSRLKRKDEDGDEDAPKRSIFQSQPKKATAEHDDSDWD, from the exons ATGATGGGCAACATGCCTGTCAACGTCCCTGTGGACGACCCCAACGCCGACACAGAATG GAACGACATCCTCCGCAAACATGGAGTCATCCCGGAGAAGCCGCCTTCACCAACACCACAGATCGAGGAAGCACTCATCCAGGCACGCGAATTGGCACACGAGCACAGACTGGAAGGCAAAGATCTGGACGGACTGGACGAGCTCGAAGATGCCGAGGACGAAGCGTTTCTGGAGTCGTATCGCCAGAAGCGCATGGACGAAATGGCAGAGCTGCAGACAGCAAGTGTGTACAACCACGTCTACCCCGTGCAGAAGCCAGACTATTCGAAAGAGGTCACCGAAGAGTCCAGCAAAGCCTTCGTGCTCGTTCTTCTCACCTCTTCATCCGGAACAAACGTCGAGTCACAGCTCATGATCGAAGCCTGGCGAGAGTTGGCCAAGAAGTTCGGCGACGTCAAGTTCTGCCAGATGCAAGCCCACTTATGCATTGAAGGATATCCGGATCGAAACACACCTACGCTTCTGATCTACAAGGATGGGGAGATCAAGAGACAGCTTGTGACATTGAAAGAGCTCAACGGAACCAAGACGAGTCTGCAAGATATGGAGAAGATCCTGCTTGGGCTGGGCGCACTGCAGCACAACGACTCGAGGTTGAAGAGGAAGGACGAAGATGGCGACGAGGACGCGCCCAAGAGGAGTATATTCCAGAGTCAGCCGAAGAAGGCGACAGCGGAGCACGACGACAGTGATTGGGACTGA